From Fundulus heteroclitus isolate FHET01 chromosome 14, MU-UCD_Fhet_4.1, whole genome shotgun sequence, the proteins below share one genomic window:
- the LOC105925528 gene encoding uncharacterized protein LOC105925528 produces the protein MLSWLESHTTPPITTGVLFHSLTVSQSADVSVLEGETVEITCCWDKRAERVGLKWLKNQIAIQNKTYVNQSEESSKEQKKKCAVLVITEIKRSDAGIYVCQVSVEIPVLAEFKGNGTSIAVTATENPPDSTERPQVNEEEKKIDGVDEGKRDDNSNTHIVDVAEKEKRREVIHKGKTADRAINAVADDKKERGSKLGENAQDDTNLHTAHGKSDASQLEVFTFILRSLPILVLITSFFWLYYLGMKAQKAKAASAVPEDKAASQQNIEEDQEEEKKEENVTEEAREEQKE, from the exons GTGTCTTATTCCACTCGCTTACCGTGAGTCAGAGTGCGGATGTCTCTGTCCTGGAGGGGGAGACGGTGGAGATCACGTGCTGCTGGGATAAAAGAGCTGAACGAGTTGGCctcaaatggctgaaaaaccaAATCGCAATCCAGAATAAGACCTACGTGAATCAGTCCGAGGAATCCTCCAAAGAGCAGAAAAAGAAGTGTGCCGTTCTGGTGATTACAGAAATCAAAAGAAGCGACGCGGGGATATACGTGTGCCAGGTTTCTGTAGAGATACCAGTTTTGGCTGAATTCAAAGGGAATGGTACGAGCATCGCAGTTACAGCCACAGAGAACCCGCCTGACAGCACAGAGCGCCCACAAGTTAACG aagaggaaaagaaaatagaCGGAGTAGATGAAGGCAAAAGAGACGACAACAGTAACACCCACATTGTAGACG TagcagaaaaagagaaaagaagagaagTCATACACAAAGGGAAAACAGCTGACAGGGCAATTAATGCCGTAGCTGATG ATAAAAAGGAAAGAGGAAGCAAATTGGGAGAAAATGCACAAGATGATACAAATCTACACACTGCTCATG GAAAGTCAGACGCTTCCCAGCTGGAAGTGTTCACTTTTATCCTGAGGTCCCTGCCCATCCTCGTCCTCATCACATCCTTCTTTTGGCTCTACTACTTGGGGATGAAAGCTCAGAAAGCCAAAGCAG CTTCAGCCGTTCCTGAGGACAAAGCCGCCTCACAACAAAACATAGAGGAAGACcaagaagaagagaagaaagaagAGAATGTGACAGAGGAAGCAAGAGAAGAACAAAAGGAATGA